TGGCAAGAGTGCGGTGCGCGCCATCACATAACATATCGCGAAATGGGTTGGCGCGGATAGGCGGGACCGCGAATGGATGAGCGCCAGAACCATGCGGAGCTGTCCTTCAGTGTGCCACAAGTTGAGGGGCTCGTTCCGCACGAGATACCCGGTTGGCGTTCTCCGCACGCGGCATCTGTGCGATTCCGCTCACCACTTTCTGCCCAGCGCGTGCTTGGCAGTCGCAAATGCGTTTTGTTGCGGGCGGGAATGCAAGCACAGACGATTCCTCGAGCTTGGCATCAAGGTTGCAAGCTGATTGGTCTCGCTCGCTGCCATCATTGCTTCCGGGGCCAGACAATGGGACGTTGTGGCGCGGGTCAGCAACGCTGTGGCATGGATTAGCGCGGAGGAAAATCCGGCGGCCATCGCAGCGGCGCAGGTTTCTCGTTGGGAGTGAGACATGAACAGTCAAGCGAAAGTTCAATTTCCCGAGGCCCTGCTCGATCCCACGATCTACCCCCAGAAAACAGCCCATATCGAGTTGAAAGAGACGCACATCTCCTGGATCCTGCTCGCTGGAGAGGTCGTTTATAAATGCAAAAAACCGGTGAAAATGGACTTTCTCGACTTTAGTACCCTGGAGCAGCGCAAGTGGGCCTGCGCAGAAGAGGTGCGCTTGAACAAGCGTTTAGCGCCCGACACTTATCTGGGTGTGGTGCCGGTTACCTGCACTGAGGGGAAAATTTCGATTGGTGGAACCGGAACTCCTATCGAGTGGTTGGTGCAGATGCGCCGCCTGCCTCTGCCAGAGACCTTAGACCAAAAGTTTTGGCAAGGGACGCTTCACCGCTTCGATATCGAACGATTGGCGGCTGTACTCGCCAGGTTTTATGCAAGTCTGAGTCCAGCCCCGATGACGGCTGAGGAGTATCGGGCTCGCTTCACGAGTCACGTGCAACACAATCGTGAGGAGCTACTCCGAGTTTCACACCACTTACCGGCAGATCTGGTGAAGCGGATCCATGCCTGCCAACTTCAGTTGTTGCAGTTGCAGCCGGAACTGTTCGACGAGCGAGTCGCGAACGGCTGTGTGGTTGAGGGGCACGGAGACCTGAGACCGGAGCACATCTGTTTGACGGAGCCACCAGTAATCTTCGATTGCATCGAATTCAGCTGTGAATTCCGCACGCTTGACGTGGCAGACGAACTGGCCTTCTTTGTGTCGGAATGCGACCATCTCGGTGCCGCGTGGGTGGGTACCGCGTTGCTGGAAGATCTGTCTCGGCTGCGAGCAGATTCGTGTCCCCAGCGTCTCTTTAATTTCTATAAATCGTACCGCGCTTGCGTGCGCGCGAAGGTTGCCGCTCTCCGTGCCGACCAATTGCCGGGGACCGAGCAAGAGGCAGTCTCCCGTCAGGCCCGTAACTATCTGCAGCAGGCCGAACGATATTTGCTTGCAGCAGAATCCCCCCTGTTGTTGGTGGTGGGCGGTTTGCCGGGAACTGGAAAATCGACTCTGGCCTTCCAACTGGGAACCGATTTAGGGGCGGAAGTATTACGGACCGACGCGATTCGGCAAGAGCTCTTCGACGAACATTCGCCGCAGGCTCTCGATACCGGCATCTATCAGCAGGCGGCGCGAGATCAGGTTTATGGCCAGTTGTTGCAGCGGGCGAAGAAACTGCTGCAACAGGGCTGCTCGGTGGTCTTGGACGGAACCTTTAACGACACTGCAACTCTCGGTGCCGCGCTGCAGTTGGCGCACACTGCCAAAGCTCGCTTTCTGGCCGTGGAATGCACTTGCCCGCCCCCGATTGCCAAGGAGCGAATCGTCAGTCGCCTCGATGCTGGCCAGGACGCCTCGCGAGCAACGACGGCCGTTTATGACAAGCAGCAGCGTGACTGGTTGCGGTGGCCGACAGAAATCCCTCAGTGCGCGGTTGATACCATTCAATCGCTCGCGCTGCAGTTACAACAGGTCTATCAAGGCGTTCGTGCGGCCGAACATCAAGCAGCTTCTGTTGCAAGGTAGTCGTCTGCGAGTTGCATGAAATGCCGAACGTGCACCGTCAATCGCTTGAACGCGCCGGCTCGATCGGGTCCGATGGCGAGTGCCAGCTGGTGCGCTGGCGAAGGCTTAAGTTGGGCGAATTGCCACGCTTCGACGCTGCGCATCAACGTCGGCTCTTCGCGCGTCATCAAGGTGAACGACAACGTCGCTGGTGCCACCGAAAATCCGCTACCGCGAGCTTTAAGGAAGGCTTCTTTCAACGTCCAAAACTCGAAGAACGGATCTTGGTCACGGGCCGCTTGCAGTTGTGCTCGTTCGGCAAGTTCAGCGGGAGATAAGGCAAACCGGGCTAAAGAATCTGGAACCTGGCGGTTCACATATTCGACGTCAATTCCCACTTCGCGGTCCGAAGCCACGGCGAGCGCGGTGAGACCGGTCGTATGCGACAAGCTAAACCGCAGGTCGGTCCCTGTTGCGGGAGATGAGATGACGGGTCGACCTTGAGACTCGATTCGAAATCGCCAATCCGGCGGCGCAATCGGCAGGTAACGCGAAAGTGCTGTTCGTTGCAGCGTCTTGCCGCGCAAATATCGCTCGCGGTCTGCGGGCAAGCGGTATCGCCGCCAGCGCTGCCGTTCGTCGGCGGTGAGCCAACCTTCACAGTTCGCTGGCAACTCGCACGCATCCGGCAACAGCCACACGTGCACTTCGTGCGCGAGTGAGTCAAGCAAGCTGGACGGCGAACCGGCAATCATCTCATCATCCTTATTCGCCCGCCAACATCGCTTGCAAGTTGGCTTCGTACCGGGCGATCAGGGCAGCGCGATCTTCCGCAGTGAAGTAATTGGGGTCCGTGTTCCAGGTCAAATTAAGTCGGGTTTGATTGCCAGTGACGAGCAGCCCGACTCGCGTCCCCGGGCGCAGCGGAGTCACGCCGGTAAATGCTTCCAGGATCAAATTGCCGAAAACGGGTTTTCCTTTGAACTTGGGCAACCGCGAGAGGAAGCGACGGCTGGGATCGCCGGGATTCGAGAACACGGCGGTGGCGGTTGATTGACAGGCCGATGTCATCCACTGCAGCAGGCCCAAGGAGTGGACCACGGCAATCGCATCCAAAAACGTCCTGCCAAGCAGGTTCTTCTTGACCAGGCCAAGCTGGCGCACAATCTCCGGCAGCAGGGCGACGGGCGAGTTGCACTCGTCCGGCCTGCGATCGAGGAAGGCAAACCCCAACAAGTTGCAGGCCGGAGTTTCTTGATGCTTCAGGCCGCGCAGATTTGTGGGAACCAATACCCGCAACCATTTTCCCGGTCCGGGATGTAAGGCATTCCATTGAGCCAGCGTCTGATAGAAGACTGCCAGCAGTGCTTCGTTGGCCGTTGCTCCGTGCGCAGTGCTCCACGTACGGAGTTCAGCTGCCTGATTCTCATCCAAGACGCGCTCTTCGACATTGGGAAAAAGCGCTGGGGCTGGTTTGTCTTTCGTGTGTTGTGATGGCTGTAAGATGATTGGTCTGCGATTGAAGAACTGGTTGGTTTGGATTGCCAAAAACCGGATGACTCGCCACAGCGAGGGACGAGGGCCAGCAGGTCGCTCGATCTTCAGCCGATACTCGAGTGTGGCGGGCTCGATGGGGCGTAGTTCGTGCCCGACACCGCGCTCCAGTTCCCGGGCATAGGCCGTGACCAGGTCGCCGACAAACTGACAAGAACCGACGCCGTCGACGCACGCGTGGTGAATCTGCATGACGACCCGGGTTAGCCCCTGCCACTGGCCAACCCAAGTTCGAATGCCCGGTTCGTTGCGAAGATCGATGGTGTTCAAACTGGCGGTATCCAGCGGCCATTCTCCATCGACCCACTTTACGACCGGGGCCACCGTTTGATCGATTTGCCAGGTGCTGCGTCCACGGCTAGTGGTTTGCAATCGTGCCGAAAGGAACGGAGTCCGCGCCACTGCGACTGCCATTGCACGCTCAAAAGCCGGGCGATCCACCTGTCCGGTTAGCGTTGCCATCGACAGAAAAGTAAGCGGGTAATCTGCCCGCTGATCGGCGACGAAGTAATGCTCAATTGGCGCCAACGTCAACGCTTGCCCGGCCAACAGCGGCGAAATAGAGTGCTGGAGCAGGTCGGTCTCGGCAGGTTGTACACTCATGTTGCGCTCTTAAACTCGAATCGATGAGCCGCCATCCACGGTCAGGGTAGCACCTTGAATTTGATCGCTGCGCGCACTGGCGAGAAACATGACAGTGTCGGCCACATCGCTGGGTGCCAGCAGTTTTTCCCCCGTCAGGCTCCGAGCGCGACGTCCCTCCAGCAGTCTTTCGGCATTGGGCAGGAGTCGCGCGGAATCGGTATCAACCAGACCCGATAGCACGACGTTCAAATTCACACCGCGCGGCCCCAGTTCGAGTGTCAGATGGCGGACGAGGCTTTCTAACGCCGCTTTCGAACTGCCGATTAAACCGTACTTGGGGAGCGCGAACTTCGAACCGGCGCTCGACAGCGCAATTACTTTGCTGCGGGGCGCGATTCCTTTGCCTCCTGGTCGTTCGAGCAAATGCATGCCGGCCTGCACCAGGTGGAGTAAGCTGCGGACGTTAATTCGCATTGCATTGTCGAAGGCCTTGGGACTCGCTTCGAGCAATTGCTTGAAGCCGCCGGTTGCCGCGTTGCTGACGACGACATCCAGGCTGCCCAGTTCTTCCTCGATAATTTCCATCAGCGAGCGGACATCATCCTCTTCGCTGACGTCGGCCTTCACGACCAGTGCCTTGCGGCCCAGAGCTTGAATCTGTTCCGCAGTTTCTTCCGCATTGGAACGACTCGAAACGTAGTTCACCACAACATCGGCTCCGGCTTCTGCCAGGCGAATGGCGCACGCTCGGCCGATGCCGCGCGATGCTCCGGTGACGAGCGCTGTATATCCGTGTAAATCGATCATGCCAAAACTCTTAAGGAAATGAATACGTTTTTGTTCACAGCCGGCTAGACTACTTCAGTCGCTGACTGAGGCTAATTCCTCTGTAGTCAGTCACTTGCAAGATGACGGCGGCGTCACCGCCAATGACTTGAAAATCGAATCTCTGCAAGCCATCTTCTGAACCGCGGTAACGAAAGCGGAGCTTCAACTGCTCGCCAGCGTCTGGGAGACTGCCTAGTTGGAGGCAACCGATCGAGTGAGGAACGTCAATGCGTTTTTCGAACATCCAGAACGAAAAGCTGCCGCAGGCAAACAGGCACGCGTCCAGAATTGCCGCTGGTGTCCTGGCACCGCGCGTCCCGCGCGCACCAAGCAGTGCTCCCAGATCCTCAGCCTGCAGCGAACCAAAGCCACCATCGTACTGAGAGAAATAGCTCTTCAACCGGCGGAACGGCGCGCCGTGATAGATCGGGCTAAAGTCGACATATTGAGCAGGCAACAACCCCAGCGGGGGCTCGTGGTCGGGCCACGCCTGGAGTGGTGCGGCACTCTCGGCAAACTCAGCTTCGGCGGCAGCGATCACGCGATCTTTTTGCAGCGTGCGCCCTTTGCGATCGAGCAGATCGACGGTCAGCTGACAACTATAGCGATCATGTTCCTTCGTAACCGTCACGCGGGCTTCGCGAGTTTGATCTTCGGGCACGGCAAGCCCATTGACGAGCGCGAGATTACGAATGGCTGTGGCAGGACGTCCCGCAAAGAGTTCGGCCGCCTGCAGCATCGTTTCGAGCGAGATGACTGCTGGCAGGAAGGGCTTGCCGTACAGCCGATGATGCCACAAAAACGGATCACGGGCTGGGCAGAACTCGACCCGCGCCGCGAGCGATGCTCCATTCACCTGGCTTTCAATCCGATCAAGCATCGGCGGGAGCGATGGTTGCACTTCCGTTTGTGGAGCACCGCTGGTAGAGACGCTGAGTGGCGGCGTCTCTTCGGCATCTGCTTGTTCCGCCAAACGGGCCGCTACTTTGCCATTCGGTTCGCAAAATGCGATCTGCGCGCTGGGCAGTCCCCGCTCAAATTCATCGATGAGATGCGCAGCCCCTTCCTCAGGAGACATAAACTTGGCGCCCATCTTTTCCAGGGCCAAGCGGCTTTCCGGGCGCGCCGCCATGCCGGTCCCATCGAAGGCCGACCAATGTACGCCCAGAGCCAGGCATCCTGGCCGCTCGTGCCGAATTCGCTCCATCAAGTTGCACAGCAGGTAATTGGCCATCGCGTAGTCGGCCTGTCCTGGACCACCGACCAGGCCGCTCACGGAGCCAAAGCCCAGAAAGAACTCGACAGGGTCGTTCCGGGTTGCGTCGAGCAAGCCAAGTGCGCCGTCGATCTTGATGTTCAGAGTCGCTACGATGGACTCCCACTTCTTGCGAGCGAATTGACTGGCAGCTTCGATGCCTGCGCCGTGCACGATGCCCGTGATTGGGCCATCGGTGTGGCGAATCTTATCGATCGTCGCCGTGAGCTGCGAAACATCTGCAACGTCGCATTGGTGGTAACTGGCCGCAACGCCAGCTGCCTGCATTGCCAACAGGTTTCGTTGAATTTCCAGCCCGCGCTCGAGCTTGCTCCACGCCTTCGCAGGGACAGCACCGGCGGCGCGCGCTTCGGTGAGAATCTTTACCTTGAGTTGGTTTAGACCGGCAGCATCAAGCTCGAGCCAAGCTGGATCGACTTGCGGCTGCGGACTCGAACCAAGTAAGTGCAAACGGCTGCCGTACCGCGCGGCCAGCTCTCGGACGGTGACAGATGTTACGCCGCGGGCACCACCCGTCACCACCCAGACTCCACCGCGCGTTGGAGCTTTGGTCGCCAGAGAGGAAGCCGCTTCGCGAACAATGCGCAGTACGTGTCGCTCGTCGTCGCGATAGGCAACTTCTGCGCTCCGGTCACCACTTGCTAGTTCACGCAACAATTGGATCGCGATCCGCTGAGGATCTTCGTGCGCGGGGGAGTCGACAATCTTGGCTCGGAACGAATTAATGCCCGCGTATCGCAATTCGGACGTCAGGCTCTTGATCATGCCTGCGGTAGCGGCCCCTTCGAAAGCGGGCGCGGCCGTGAGTCCGCAATTGCCGCCCAATGAAACAGCGGCGGCCAGGGTGCACTGCTCTAGCAACTTTTGCTCAGTTGTGAGCTGGTGCCAACGCTGAGCAACAGCAAAGGGAGCCAACATTCCGGCCTGTTTACGAGTTTGCCAGGCAGCGTGTCGCAAGT
Above is a window of Anatilimnocola aggregata DNA encoding:
- a CDS encoding SDR family oxidoreductase, yielding MIDLHGYTALVTGASRGIGRACAIRLAEAGADVVVNYVSSRSNAEETAEQIQALGRKALVVKADVSEEDDVRSLMEIIEEELGSLDVVVSNAATGGFKQLLEASPKAFDNAMRINVRSLLHLVQAGMHLLERPGGKGIAPRSKVIALSSAGSKFALPKYGLIGSSKAALESLVRHLTLELGPRGVNLNVVLSGLVDTDSARLLPNAERLLEGRRARSLTGEKLLAPSDVADTVMFLASARSDQIQGATLTVDGGSSIRV
- a CDS encoding bifunctional aminoglycoside phosphotransferase/ATP-binding protein, encoding MNSQAKVQFPEALLDPTIYPQKTAHIELKETHISWILLAGEVVYKCKKPVKMDFLDFSTLEQRKWACAEEVRLNKRLAPDTYLGVVPVTCTEGKISIGGTGTPIEWLVQMRRLPLPETLDQKFWQGTLHRFDIERLAAVLARFYASLSPAPMTAEEYRARFTSHVQHNREELLRVSHHLPADLVKRIHACQLQLLQLQPELFDERVANGCVVEGHGDLRPEHICLTEPPVIFDCIEFSCEFRTLDVADELAFFVSECDHLGAAWVGTALLEDLSRLRADSCPQRLFNFYKSYRACVRAKVAALRADQLPGTEQEAVSRQARNYLQQAERYLLAAESPLLLVVGGLPGTGKSTLAFQLGTDLGAEVLRTDAIRQELFDEHSPQALDTGIYQQAARDQVYGQLLQRAKKLLQQGCSVVLDGTFNDTATLGAALQLAHTAKARFLAVECTCPPPIAKERIVSRLDAGQDASRATTAVYDKQQRDWLRWPTEIPQCAVDTIQSLALQLQQVYQGVRAAEHQAASVAR
- a CDS encoding 4'-phosphopantetheinyl transferase family protein; the encoded protein is MIAGSPSSLLDSLAHEVHVWLLPDACELPANCEGWLTADERQRWRRYRLPADRERYLRGKTLQRTALSRYLPIAPPDWRFRIESQGRPVISSPATGTDLRFSLSHTTGLTALAVASDREVGIDVEYVNRQVPDSLARFALSPAELAERAQLQAARDQDPFFEFWTLKEAFLKARGSGFSVAPATLSFTLMTREEPTLMRSVEAWQFAQLKPSPAHQLALAIGPDRAGAFKRLTVHVRHFMQLADDYLATEAA